From a region of the Paenibacillus lutimineralis genome:
- a CDS encoding amino acid permease, whose translation MEDNDIKKLRWYNVALMAFVSVWGFGNVVNNYANQGLTVITSWILIIALYFVPYSLMVGQLGSTFRHGKGGVSSWIKETMGARIAYLAAWTYWVVHVPYLAQKPQAILIALGWAVKQNGMFIKELSTLLVQSLCLVIFLLFLWMASRGVTSLRRIGTIAGISVFVMSILYIVLAIAAPSLRGIEVATPNITLKTFIPDFNFAYFTTISMLVFAVGGAEKISPYVNNTYNPSKEFPRGMLTLAIMVAICALLGSYAMGLMFNSNEIPADLKMNGQYYAFQILGEYYGLGNWIMIIYALANVLAQISALAFSIDAPLRVLLSDSDEAYVPKSLLRINERGTPVNGYIMTAILVGILIIVPALGIGNMNSLFNWLLDLNSIVMPLRYLWVFAAFMALMLMSHKFETTYQFVKNNTFGFVIGLWCFLFTAFACLMGMFPKVESFTSEWYFQISLNIATPFILLGLGLILPVLARTNRKT comes from the coding sequence ATGGAAGACAATGATATAAAGAAGCTGCGATGGTATAATGTCGCACTGATGGCTTTTGTTTCCGTCTGGGGCTTTGGAAATGTAGTCAACAACTACGCCAATCAAGGACTCACCGTAATCACCTCGTGGATTCTCATCATCGCTTTGTATTTTGTACCGTACTCCTTAATGGTTGGACAATTAGGCTCGACATTCCGGCATGGCAAGGGCGGGGTAAGCAGCTGGATTAAAGAAACGATGGGTGCCAGGATCGCTTATTTGGCAGCATGGACCTACTGGGTCGTTCATGTTCCCTACTTGGCGCAGAAGCCACAGGCGATATTGATCGCATTGGGATGGGCGGTAAAGCAAAATGGCATGTTTATCAAGGAATTGTCCACTCTTCTGGTTCAATCGTTATGCTTGGTCATATTCTTGCTCTTTCTCTGGATGGCTTCGCGCGGGGTTACTTCTCTTCGGCGGATCGGTACGATCGCGGGCATATCCGTCTTTGTGATGTCGATTCTCTACATTGTGCTCGCGATTGCAGCGCCTTCGTTGCGGGGAATAGAAGTGGCAACCCCGAATATTACGTTGAAGACGTTCATCCCTGACTTTAACTTCGCCTACTTCACTACGATATCCATGCTCGTATTTGCTGTGGGCGGCGCGGAGAAAATATCGCCATACGTAAACAACACGTACAATCCGTCGAAGGAGTTCCCACGAGGAATGCTTACGTTAGCGATTATGGTTGCGATCTGCGCACTGCTAGGCTCTTACGCTATGGGACTCATGTTCAATTCCAATGAAATCCCTGCAGACTTGAAGATGAACGGGCAATATTATGCCTTTCAGATTCTGGGGGAATATTATGGACTCGGCAACTGGATTATGATCATCTACGCGCTAGCAAATGTGCTAGCACAAATATCAGCCTTAGCCTTTTCCATTGATGCACCGTTACGTGTGCTGCTGTCGGATTCCGATGAAGCCTACGTACCGAAGTCGCTGCTTAGGATTAATGAGCGCGGTACACCGGTGAATGGCTATATTATGACAGCCATCCTGGTGGGTATATTGATCATTGTCCCAGCGTTAGGTATTGGCAATATGAACTCCTTGTTCAACTGGCTGCTCGATCTGAACTCGATTGTAATGCCGCTTCGCTACCTATGGGTGTTTGCTGCCTTTATGGCTCTGATGCTTATGTCGCACAAGTTCGAGACGACTTATCAATTTGTGAAGAACAATACATTTGGCTTTGTTATTGGCCTATGGTGCTTCCTATTTACCGCCTTCGCCTGCTTGATGGGGATGTTCCCCAAGGTTGAATCCTTCACGAGCGAATGGTACTTCCAGATAAGCTTAAACATCGCGACTCCGTTCATTTTGCTTGGACTTGGCCTGATTTTGCCAGTGCTCGCCAGAACGAATCGCAAGACCTAG
- a CDS encoding VanZ family protein encodes MTYQRKKFLIWLLLAIICMAFIFYKSSQPYYEQDLRPSLAAHLPDKLVQSLPDIEFYYNDQLITSTMPYDFIEFFIRKGAHVSIFAVLTFLSIQTLLALKWKRASAITGGAIVALLYAISDEWHQTFVVNRTGQAIDVGIDSVGIAIVVLCYVIAGGFFHYRKRRSRPNIRF; translated from the coding sequence ATGACTTATCAGCGTAAAAAATTTCTGATCTGGCTGCTACTAGCGATAATCTGTATGGCCTTTATCTTCTATAAATCTTCGCAGCCCTATTATGAGCAGGATCTTCGCCCCTCGTTAGCGGCCCATCTTCCCGATAAGCTGGTTCAGAGCCTGCCTGATATAGAATTTTATTATAACGATCAGTTAATCACTTCGACGATGCCTTATGACTTTATCGAATTCTTTATTCGCAAAGGTGCGCATGTCAGTATCTTCGCTGTGTTAACATTTCTGTCTATTCAAACCCTGCTTGCCCTGAAGTGGAAGCGTGCATCCGCCATTACAGGGGGAGCTATCGTTGCGCTGTTGTACGCGATATCCGATGAATGGCATCAGACCTTCGTCGTGAATCGCACAGGCCAGGCCATCGATGTGGGCATCGATAGTGTCGGAATTGCCATAGTCGTGCTCTGCTACGTTATAGCGGGAGGCTTTTTCCATTATCGTAAGCGTAGGTCCCGCCCAAATATACGCTTCTAA
- the sigK gene encoding RNA polymerase sporulation sigma factor SigK yields MELVSAIALFIKQLTLLVSYVKNNAFPQPLTEEEETKHLQRMAEGDAMSRNLLIEHNLRLVAHIVKKFDNTGEDLEDLISIGTIGLIKAIESFRPNKGTKLATFAARCIENEILMHLRSLKKTRKDVSLHDPIGTDKEGNEITLIDILGTEEDDVVDRVQLKMEKSKIYQNLDILDSREQEVIKGRFGLEHGGEERTQREIARELGISRSYVSRIEKRALMKLYHEFYKKK; encoded by the coding sequence ATGGAGTTGGTATCCGCAATTGCGCTGTTTATTAAGCAGTTGACCTTGTTAGTCTCATATGTAAAGAATAATGCCTTTCCCCAGCCGCTGACGGAAGAAGAGGAAACGAAGCACCTACAGCGAATGGCTGAAGGCGACGCGATGTCCCGCAATTTGCTGATTGAGCATAATCTGCGGCTTGTGGCGCATATCGTGAAGAAATTTGATAACACCGGCGAAGATCTGGAGGATCTGATCTCAATTGGTACGATTGGCCTGATCAAGGCGATTGAGAGCTTCCGTCCGAACAAAGGAACGAAGCTGGCGACCTTTGCGGCAAGATGTATAGAAAATGAAATCTTGATGCATCTCCGATCGCTGAAGAAAACCCGTAAGGACGTCTCGCTGCACGATCCAATTGGAACTGACAAAGAGGGGAATGAAATTACCCTTATCGATATCCTTGGAACAGAAGAGGACGATGTCGTTGATCGGGTTCAGCTTAAGATGGAGAAGAGCAAAATCTATCAGAATCTTGATATTTTGGATTCCAGAGAACAGGAAGTAATCAAAGGAAGGTTCGGCCTCGAGCACGGAGGCGAGGAGCGGACTCAGCGTGAAATTGCCAGAGAGCTTGGGATCAGCCGGAGTTATGTGTCACGGATCGAGAAAAGAGCGCTCATGAAGCTGTACCATGAGTTTTATAAGAAGAAATAG
- a CDS encoding LacI family DNA-binding transcriptional regulator, producing MASIKDVANLAGVAVGTVSRVINNSGAVKPNTRRKVEEAIQELNYIPNEVARNFKMQRSKMVALLLPSIWNPFFSELAYYIEDELDIEGFKLMLCNSGGKPEKELYYLDMLRQNKVAGIVGITYNDIENNIGDDIPIVSIDRHFNKKITCVTSDNYEGGRLALRELVNAGARKPAFMGSVTSVFSETMNRRKGFIDEAQALGVDVVIYEKPDPIVDEDAYFKEFLSEHSDVDGIFAITDMLAASYIERARKQGIRVPEDVKVIGYDGIQDHPYFHPILSTIRQPVEEMARMAIRLLYSKIEGIPLDKQVYRLPVKFKQGETT from the coding sequence ATGGCAAGCATTAAAGATGTAGCTAACTTAGCTGGTGTTGCTGTGGGGACCGTGTCCAGAGTCATTAACAACTCTGGAGCCGTAAAGCCCAATACACGAAGAAAAGTAGAGGAGGCTATACAAGAACTTAATTATATCCCTAATGAAGTGGCTCGAAATTTCAAGATGCAGAGATCCAAGATGGTAGCCCTGTTGCTTCCAAGTATCTGGAATCCTTTCTTTTCTGAATTGGCATATTACATTGAGGATGAATTGGATATTGAAGGCTTTAAGCTCATGCTATGCAATAGCGGTGGCAAACCTGAAAAGGAACTGTATTATCTGGATATGCTTAGGCAAAACAAAGTCGCAGGTATTGTTGGTATCACTTATAACGATATTGAGAATAATATAGGCGATGATATTCCGATTGTAAGTATCGACAGACACTTTAACAAGAAAATAACCTGTGTGACTTCGGATAATTATGAGGGTGGACGCTTAGCCTTAAGAGAGCTTGTTAATGCAGGAGCCCGAAAGCCGGCTTTTATGGGAAGCGTCACGTCCGTCTTCAGTGAAACCATGAATCGGAGAAAAGGATTCATTGATGAGGCGCAAGCTTTGGGAGTCGATGTTGTGATCTACGAGAAACCGGACCCCATTGTGGATGAAGATGCCTATTTTAAAGAGTTTTTAAGTGAGCATAGCGATGTGGATGGCATTTTTGCTATTACGGATATGTTGGCCGCCAGTTATATAGAAAGAGCACGCAAACAGGGCATTCGCGTTCCAGAAGATGTAAAGGTTATTGGTTATGACGGCATACAGGATCATCCCTATTTTCATCCTATCTTATCAACGATCAGGCAGCCCGTGGAAGAGATGGCACGCATGGCGATCAGACTTCTCTACAGCAAGATTGAAGGCATACCCTTGGATAAGCAAGTATATCGTCTCCCCGTTAAATTCAAGCAAGGTGAGACTACATGA
- a CDS encoding ABC transporter permease: MNSRTSSLDHSTIKPKRKRWSRVKRDYELYLFLLPIIILYLVFKYYPMYGVQIAFKDFSPSQGIWGSEWVGFQHFIDFFNSYNFWTIITNTLSLSFLSLLFGFPAPIIIALMLNQMLGKRYKKFVQTVIYAPHFISTVVLIGMLNVFLSPNSGIVNHVITMFGGDPILFMADEGWFRPLYILSGIWQETGFSTIIYLAALAGVNPELHEAATMDGASKWKRVWNVDIPSILPTIVILLILALGNIMSIGFEKAFLMQSDLNYGTSNIIPTYVYEMGIQKAQYSFSTAVGLFNSLINIILIVTVNRIAKKITETSLW; the protein is encoded by the coding sequence ATGAATTCGAGAACCAGCTCGTTGGATCACTCCACGATCAAACCAAAACGAAAAAGATGGAGCCGAGTTAAACGCGACTATGAGCTGTATCTGTTTTTGCTGCCGATTATTATTCTTTATCTCGTATTCAAATATTATCCGATGTACGGAGTTCAAATTGCTTTTAAGGATTTTTCGCCAAGTCAGGGGATTTGGGGAAGTGAATGGGTAGGATTTCAACACTTTATAGATTTTTTCAACTCCTATAACTTCTGGACCATCATCACGAATACGCTCTCACTCAGTTTTCTTTCGTTATTGTTTGGTTTCCCGGCTCCAATCATTATCGCACTGATGCTGAATCAGATGCTCGGTAAGAGATACAAAAAATTTGTGCAGACTGTGATCTATGCACCGCACTTTATTTCTACTGTTGTACTTATCGGCATGCTGAATGTTTTCTTGTCTCCCAATAGCGGGATCGTGAATCATGTCATTACCATGTTCGGAGGAGATCCCATTCTGTTTATGGCCGACGAAGGCTGGTTCCGTCCTCTATATATATTGTCAGGGATATGGCAAGAGACAGGGTTCTCGACCATTATTTACCTCGCTGCTCTTGCTGGAGTCAATCCGGAACTGCATGAAGCGGCAACTATGGATGGAGCGAGCAAATGGAAGCGTGTATGGAATGTGGATATTCCAAGCATTTTGCCAACAATCGTCATTCTGTTAATTCTCGCACTCGGTAACATTATGAGCATCGGCTTTGAAAAGGCGTTTCTGATGCAGAGCGATTTGAATTATGGTACCTCCAATATTATCCCGACCTATGTGTATGAAATGGGGATACAAAAGGCTCAATACAGTTTTTCTACGGCAGTTGGCCTGTTTAACTCACTCATCAATATTATCCTGATAGTCACCGTCAATCGGATCGCTAAAAAGATAACAGAAACTAGTCTGTGGTAG
- a CDS encoding carbohydrate ABC transporter permease — translation MNQLMKRKSRGDIWFDIFNYVLLSIVMLLVLFPLYFVLIASFSDPNYIYSGEVWLFPKGFTLDGYERIFNDSSIWIGYANSILYATLGTIIGVAVTVFAAYPLARKDLVGKSAIMWFLMVTMFFSGGLIPTYLLIKDLHMLNTIWALVIPGAGGVFNVIIVRTFFQSSIPDEMWEAASIDGCSNTRFFWSIVLPLSKSILAVMVLYHVVGFWNGFFDALIYLNDESKYPLQLVLRNILVQNQVNSGMMIDVESYAAKMRVTELIKYGVIIVSSLPLLMLYPFLQKYFVKGVMIGSIKG, via the coding sequence TTGAATCAATTAATGAAGAGAAAGAGCAGAGGAGACATATGGTTTGACATCTTCAACTATGTTCTGTTGTCCATAGTTATGCTGCTCGTATTATTCCCGTTGTACTTTGTACTGATTGCGTCGTTCAGTGACCCAAACTATATCTACTCTGGTGAGGTTTGGTTGTTTCCCAAAGGCTTCACGTTGGATGGTTACGAGCGGATTTTTAATGATTCATCCATATGGATCGGGTACGCCAATTCGATTCTATACGCAACTCTAGGGACAATAATCGGAGTTGCCGTAACTGTATTTGCGGCCTACCCGTTAGCTCGTAAAGATCTGGTAGGGAAATCTGCAATTATGTGGTTTTTGATGGTTACCATGTTTTTTAGCGGAGGACTTATCCCGACCTACTTGCTAATCAAGGATCTTCACATGCTGAATACGATCTGGGCACTTGTTATTCCTGGGGCAGGCGGTGTGTTCAATGTGATTATCGTCAGGACATTCTTTCAATCCTCCATACCGGATGAAATGTGGGAAGCGGCATCGATTGACGGATGTTCCAACACCAGATTTTTCTGGAGTATCGTCCTGCCGTTGTCCAAGTCGATCCTGGCTGTAATGGTGCTGTATCATGTTGTCGGTTTCTGGAATGGTTTCTTCGACGCTTTGATCTACTTGAACGATGAAAGCAAGTATCCGCTTCAATTGGTACTTCGCAATATTCTTGTTCAGAATCAGGTCAACTCTGGCATGATGATCGATGTGGAATCCTACGCGGCTAAAATGCGCGTTACAGAACTGATTAAATACGGTGTCATCATCGTATCCAGTTTGCCGCTATTGATGTTGTATCCTTTCCTGCAAAAGTACTTTGTTAAAGGCGTGATGATCGGCTCGATCAAAGGCTGA
- a CDS encoding ABC transporter substrate-binding protein: MNSLFKSAGIVVLAGAFVLSGCSGNGNSGKGSNNQANSSVQDANFNKTGLPIVNDPVTIKMVSPKAALAPVFSEMEIFKRLEKETNVKIKWENIPDTDYAEKKNLLIASEDLPDAFYAAGFTDYELINYGKDGTIIPLEDLIDQYAPNLKALLERRPDIKSSITAPDGHIYGLPSWEDNNLGTNPFFHVINKSWLDKLGLKVPQTLDEYTEALLAFKTQDPNGNGKQDEIPLSFMHMQWCMDIAGIFGAFGLPDNLEHRVVRDGKVIFTANQPEYKEALKYFNEKWYKQGLIDPESFTQDAAQYLAKGKTKDETLGSYIWWEIEEVVGTERSKDYVLLSPLKGPNGDQTIGRANGGGPGRAAFVITKEDKNPEITMRWIDQQYEPYMAAQIHWGPLDVVFKKDENGKLVNLPLPEGTSAGEFRQKVAPGSGGPGVITFEDFGKVVDMEPRAQQRAKDLEQYYNAYMEKENYPSIFFEPEELDKINKIEPELIKFVNTQRGKFIVDGNVDEQWDSYVKTLEKMGLNELMEIYQTGLDRYNANLKQ, translated from the coding sequence ATGAATTCATTATTCAAAAGTGCAGGGATTGTTGTGTTAGCTGGAGCATTTGTGCTTAGCGGATGTTCGGGAAACGGAAACAGCGGTAAGGGGTCAAATAATCAAGCAAATAGCTCGGTTCAAGACGCGAATTTCAACAAAACCGGTCTTCCGATCGTGAACGACCCTGTGACAATAAAAATGGTGTCCCCGAAAGCTGCATTGGCACCCGTGTTCTCGGAGATGGAAATCTTCAAGCGGCTGGAAAAGGAAACGAACGTGAAGATCAAATGGGAGAACATTCCTGACACCGATTATGCAGAAAAGAAAAACTTGTTAATCGCGAGCGAAGATTTGCCGGATGCCTTTTACGCAGCTGGATTTACCGATTATGAGCTAATCAATTACGGCAAAGACGGAACCATTATTCCGCTGGAGGATTTAATTGATCAATATGCGCCTAACTTGAAAGCGCTGCTTGAGCGCCGGCCTGACATCAAATCATCAATCACGGCGCCCGATGGGCATATCTATGGGCTTCCGTCCTGGGAAGACAATAATCTCGGAACCAATCCTTTCTTTCACGTCATCAATAAAAGCTGGCTTGATAAGCTGGGTCTAAAAGTTCCGCAAACATTGGATGAATATACGGAAGCACTGCTTGCCTTTAAAACGCAGGATCCGAACGGCAATGGAAAGCAGGATGAAATCCCGCTCAGCTTTATGCACATGCAATGGTGTATGGATATTGCCGGAATTTTCGGTGCATTCGGACTTCCAGATAACCTCGAGCATCGGGTTGTCCGTGATGGAAAGGTGATTTTTACCGCCAATCAGCCTGAATATAAGGAAGCCCTGAAATATTTCAATGAAAAATGGTATAAACAAGGTCTGATTGATCCTGAATCCTTTACCCAAGACGCTGCACAGTATCTGGCAAAAGGGAAAACGAAAGATGAGACGCTCGGATCTTATATCTGGTGGGAAATCGAAGAAGTTGTCGGAACTGAGCGCAGTAAGGATTATGTACTGTTGTCTCCGCTCAAGGGACCTAATGGAGATCAAACCATCGGACGCGCCAATGGCGGTGGTCCAGGGCGTGCTGCCTTTGTAATTACAAAAGAAGACAAAAACCCAGAAATCACAATGCGTTGGATCGATCAGCAATATGAACCTTACATGGCCGCTCAAATCCATTGGGGACCGCTGGACGTTGTATTTAAGAAGGATGAAAACGGGAAATTGGTGAACTTGCCGCTTCCTGAGGGAACATCGGCTGGTGAGTTTCGTCAAAAGGTGGCCCCTGGTTCGGGCGGACCTGGCGTCATTACTTTTGAAGACTTCGGAAAAGTTGTAGATATGGAGCCGCGTGCCCAGCAGCGTGCTAAAGATCTTGAGCAATACTACAATGCCTACATGGAAAAGGAAAACTATCCAAGCATCTTCTTTGAACCAGAGGAATTGGACAAAATCAACAAGATTGAACCTGAATTAATTAAGTTTGTAAATACGCAAAGAGGTAAATTCATTGTTGACGGCAACGTGGATGAACAGTGGGACAGCTATGTTAAGACACTGGAGAAAATGGGCCTGAATGAATTAATGGAAATCTATCAAACAGGACTGGATCGTTATAATGCAAATTTAAAACAATAA
- a CDS encoding PfkB family carbohydrate kinase: protein MLDVIAIGEVLIDFTPAGRSARGNEQFECNPGGAPANVAAALSRLGARSALISKVGADQFGSLLHDTLLGIGVDVSGVSYTDEASTTLAFVHLDDKGDRSFSFFRKPGADTFLHVKDVPLEMLETSRVLHYGTLSMTHEPARTATRTAVLKAKEAGVLLSFDPNVRFALWESKEEAKQNILWGMKHADILKISEEELSFITGTSDVEKGASELAHQFDIGLIVVTLAEKGCYYRLSGQEGYVPGFEVKVIDTTGAGDAFLGCLLYKILETGSSLNDLTNQQIVSMLTFANAGGALVTTRKGALGAMPTTEEINQMIESKKQNMDERFRPGFHFSPPSHWLNDPNGLVFYEGSYHLFYQHHPYGNKWGPMHWGHAISKDLVHWEHLPIALFPDEHGAIFSGCCVVDWKNSSGLFEDSHGLVALFTHADTHPETGQPRQRQSLAYSSDKGHTWHKYEGNPVLSEDDLVDFRDPKVFWHAQSERWIMVIVAGDHVRFYQSENLREWSLTSEFGKGVGSHDGVWECPDLFELPIDDTGRSKWVLIISIGDNPDCPEGSRTQYFIGEFDGKSFINDNTADHIMWLDYGRDNYAGVTWSDVPEQDGRRVIIGWMSNWKYANETPTGAWRGAMTLPRALSLTDRDGSVTLTQMPVRELEQLRKGSIRWNDVTIKPEAPLLQKVNEDLLEIEADIDIRTSKEVHIRLKSSGQSEVVIGYDPERQWLFIDRSKSGVTDFHSLFPTKHGAGLVALNDKIKLHIWLDRNSVEVYANHGLVTLTDQIFPDAPIEQVEVSTQSGQVVLHSLQIHMLKSITIPDSTAELTVGRDNV, encoded by the coding sequence GTGCTTGATGTCATCGCTATTGGAGAAGTATTAATAGATTTTACGCCGGCTGGTCGTTCAGCGAGAGGTAACGAGCAGTTTGAATGCAATCCTGGAGGGGCTCCGGCCAACGTAGCCGCTGCGTTATCCCGCCTGGGGGCCAGATCAGCACTGATTAGCAAGGTTGGAGCGGATCAATTCGGTTCCTTGCTGCACGATACCTTGCTTGGCATCGGGGTTGATGTGTCCGGAGTTTCTTATACAGATGAAGCAAGTACAACGCTGGCGTTTGTTCATCTGGATGACAAAGGAGATCGATCCTTCAGCTTCTTCCGGAAGCCGGGAGCGGACACCTTCTTGCACGTAAAGGATGTTCCGCTGGAAATGCTTGAAACAAGCAGAGTCTTACATTATGGCACGTTATCCATGACCCATGAACCGGCCCGTACGGCAACAAGAACAGCAGTCCTTAAGGCTAAGGAAGCAGGAGTTCTGCTCTCGTTCGACCCGAATGTCCGCTTTGCGTTATGGGAAAGTAAAGAGGAAGCAAAGCAGAACATCCTTTGGGGCATGAAGCATGCGGATATCTTGAAAATATCGGAAGAAGAGCTTTCTTTTATAACGGGTACCAGCGATGTTGAAAAAGGCGCATCGGAGCTGGCGCATCAATTTGATATCGGGTTGATCGTCGTTACTTTAGCGGAAAAAGGATGCTATTATCGTTTGTCGGGTCAGGAAGGATATGTGCCGGGGTTCGAAGTAAAGGTCATCGACACGACAGGGGCCGGAGATGCCTTTCTGGGCTGCTTATTGTATAAGATCCTCGAAACGGGAAGCTCTTTGAATGATCTGACCAACCAGCAAATCGTTAGCATGCTGACTTTTGCTAATGCCGGCGGAGCATTGGTAACAACACGGAAGGGAGCTCTTGGAGCAATGCCGACAACAGAAGAAATCAACCAGATGATAGAATCCAAGAAACAGAACATGGATGAACGTTTTAGACCGGGATTTCATTTTTCACCTCCATCCCACTGGTTGAACGACCCGAACGGATTGGTGTTTTACGAGGGAAGCTATCATTTATTTTATCAGCACCATCCTTACGGTAATAAATGGGGGCCGATGCATTGGGGCCATGCAATAAGCAAAGACCTGGTTCATTGGGAGCATCTGCCGATCGCTCTGTTCCCGGATGAGCACGGCGCCATTTTCTCTGGATGTTGTGTGGTGGATTGGAAGAATAGCAGCGGATTATTCGAAGATTCGCACGGATTGGTTGCGCTCTTTACCCATGCGGATACACATCCGGAGACCGGACAGCCGCGCCAGCGTCAAAGTTTGGCATACAGCAGCGATAAAGGCCATACCTGGCACAAATATGAGGGGAATCCCGTGCTCTCAGAGGATGATCTGGTTGACTTCCGTGACCCGAAGGTATTCTGGCATGCACAAAGCGAGCGCTGGATTATGGTTATTGTGGCTGGAGATCATGTCCGATTCTATCAGTCCGAAAATCTGCGTGAGTGGTCGTTGACCAGTGAATTCGGTAAAGGAGTAGGTTCGCATGACGGAGTTTGGGAGTGCCCTGATCTGTTTGAATTGCCGATTGATGACACCGGTCGTTCCAAATGGGTGCTTATCATAAGCATCGGCGATAATCCCGATTGTCCGGAAGGATCACGTACGCAATATTTTATCGGAGAGTTCGACGGAAAGTCTTTCATTAATGACAATACGGCCGATCATATCATGTGGCTGGATTATGGCAGAGACAATTATGCAGGAGTCACCTGGTCGGATGTTCCTGAGCAAGACGGACGCCGCGTGATCATCGGGTGGATGAGTAACTGGAAGTATGCCAACGAGACGCCTACCGGTGCCTGGAGAGGAGCTATGACGCTACCTCGCGCCTTGTCACTGACCGACCGGGACGGAAGTGTGACTTTGACCCAAATGCCAGTCCGGGAATTGGAGCAACTGCGAAAAGGGTCCATCCGCTGGAATGACGTTACTATTAAACCGGAGGCTCCACTTTTGCAAAAGGTAAATGAAGATTTGCTGGAAATTGAGGCAGATATCGATATCCGGACCAGCAAAGAGGTTCATATCAGGTTAAAATCTTCTGGGCAGAGTGAGGTTGTGATCGGATACGATCCTGAGCGCCAATGGTTGTTCATCGATCGTTCAAAATCGGGGGTTACGGATTTCCACTCATTGTTTCCTACCAAGCACGGTGCCGGATTGGTTGCGTTGAACGATAAGATCAAGCTGCATATCTGGTTGGACCGCAATTCGGTTGAAGTGTATGCGAATCATGGCCTGGTTACGCTGACAGATCAAATCTTCCCTGACGCTCCGATTGAGCAGGTTGAGGTAAGCACGCAATCAGGGCAGGTTGTACTGCATTCGCTTCAGATTCATATGCTTAAATCCATTACTATTCCCGATAGCACTGCTGAGCTGACTGTGGGGAGGGATAATGTATGA